A single region of the Streptomyces sp. AM 4-1-1 genome encodes:
- a CDS encoding DUF6227 family protein, with protein MSDPYETTEQHLERLLRRALNSFDLPDSTVERLGTALAHSSSLHSSHHSAVLHRETYRHTYLLADGSPLTLWELVHSGGRDTAGTGAGDGSRHQQHELYDDEGEAQVAAARLTGGLSGLSAFSDENPQADLELLTVLMSVPPTPLPRVYAPDNSADHARRVLRRAENPDCPGEETVRLLRAAFAHHITQIFGRQCRVDGREAGFTLYEHAFLLLDGSETSLWEVEHTATSDGRHMCEVYGNEQAAREAMESRTRIS; from the coding sequence TTGAGCGATCCGTACGAGACAACCGAGCAACACCTCGAACGACTCCTGCGACGCGCCCTGAACTCCTTCGATCTGCCCGACAGTACGGTCGAACGGCTCGGTACGGCACTGGCGCACAGCAGCTCCCTGCACTCCTCGCACCACAGTGCCGTGCTTCACCGTGAGACCTATCGGCACACCTATCTGCTCGCCGACGGCTCCCCGCTGACGCTGTGGGAGCTGGTGCACAGCGGCGGCAGAGACACGGCGGGTACGGGCGCGGGAGACGGGTCGCGACACCAGCAGCACGAGCTGTACGACGACGAGGGCGAGGCGCAGGTCGCCGCCGCCCGGCTGACCGGCGGCCTCTCCGGCCTCTCCGCCTTCTCGGACGAGAACCCCCAGGCGGACCTGGAGTTACTGACGGTCCTGATGTCCGTGCCGCCCACGCCACTGCCCCGGGTGTACGCGCCGGACAACTCGGCGGACCACGCCCGCCGGGTGCTGCGACGCGCGGAGAACCCGGACTGCCCCGGCGAGGAGACGGTCCGGCTGCTGCGGGCCGCCTTCGCGCACCACATCACGCAGATCTTCGGCCGTCAGTGCCGCGTCGACGGCCGGGAGGCGGGCTTCACCCTCTACGAGCACGCGTTCCTGCTTCTCGACGGCAGCGAGACGAGCCTGTGGGAGGTCGAGCACACGGCGACCTCGGACGGCCGCCACATGTGCGAGGTGTACGGGAACGAGCAGGCCGCCCGCGAGGCCATGGAGAGCCGTACGCGCATCAGCTGA